The nucleotide window AGCGTCGATCAACTCTACCTCGGTCGGAGTTTAGATATCATGTTAGACCGGGCGGATGCTTCACGAGAAAGTTGGCAAGATAAATTTATCTCGGTTGAACATCTGTTGATCGGTTTTGCCGAAGATGAACGCATCGGACGACGATCGTTAAAAGGGTTTAACCTCGATCCCCAAGACTTAGAAGCTCATATTAAAGCCATTCGAGGGACTCAAAAGGTCGTTGAACCGAACCAAGAAGACCGTTATGAAGCCTTGGTTAAATATGGCCGAGATCTCACCGAACAAGCCAAAGAAGGGAAATTAGACCCCGTTATCGGACGAGATGACGAAATTCGCCGAGTGGTTCAAGTTCTCTCCCGTCGGTCTAAAAATAACCCCGTTTTGATCGGAGAACCCGGAGTCGGAAAAACGGCGATCGCCGAAGGACTCGCCCAACGGATCGTTAATGGAGATGTTCCAGAGTCCCTGAAAAACCGTCAATTAATCTCCTTAGATATGGGAAGTCTGATCGCCGGGGCTAAATATAGAGGAGAATTTGAAGAACGGTTAAGGACGGTGATGAAAGAAGTCACCCAGTCTGACGGGCAAATTATTCTATTTATCGATGAACTTCATACCGTAGTCGGTGCGGGTTCACGGGAAGGGGGATCAATGGATGCCGGCAACCTCCTCAAACCCATGTTAGCTCGTGGAGAATTACACTGTATTGGGGCGAGTACCTTAGACGAATATCGGAAACATATTGAAAAAGATCCCGCGCTTGAACGCCGGTTTCAACAAGTTTATGTCAAACAACCGAGCGTAGAAGATACCATATCAATTTTACGGGGACTTAAAGAACGCTATGAAGTCCATCACGGGGTAAAAATTACTGACTCTGCTTTAGTGGCAGCAGCAACCTTATCTCATCGCTATATTACCGATCGCTTTTTACCCGATAAGGCGATCGATCTCGTCGATGAGGCAGCAGCTAAATTAAAGATGGAAATAACTTCTAAACCGGTGGAATTAGAAGGGATCGATCGGCGTTTGATGCAGTTACAGATGGAAAAACTTTCTTTAGAAGGAGAAGAAAAACGCCCAGGAATGTTAACAGTCGATCGCGCCTCTAAAGAACGCTTGGATCGAATTCAACAAGAAATAGAAGAATTAGAAAGTCAACAAAAAGAACTCTCTTCCCAATGGCAAGGAGAAAAACAATTATTAGATGAAATTAATGCTTTAAAAGAAGAAGAAGAACAATTACGTCTGCAAGTTGAACAAGCAGAACGGGCGTATGATCTTAATAAAGCGGCTCAATTAAAATACGGTAAATTACAAGTTTTAGAACAAGAAATAGAAAGCAAAGAAGTTAAATTATTAGAACTTCAAGCCCAAGGAACTTGTTTACTTCGGGAACAAGTGACAGAATCAGATATTGCGGAAATAGTCGCCCGGTGGACGGGTATTCCTATCAACCGTTTATTAGAAACAGAACGGCAAAAACTTCTACAATTAGAAGTTCATCTCCATGAACGGGTGATCGGACAAACTGAGGCAGTAGCCGCCGTTGCAGCAGCGATCCGTCGCGCCAGAGCGGGTATGAAAGACCCTTCTCGTCCTATTGGCTCATTTTTGTTTATGGGGCCGACAGGAGTCGGAAAAACGGAATTAGCGAGGGCATTAGCGCAATTCTTGTTTGACTCAGAAGAGGCGATGGTGAGAATTGATATGTCGGAATATATGGAGAAACACGCCATTTCCCGTTTAATTGGCGCTCCTCCGGGATATGTAGGGTATGAGGAAGGGGGACAACTCTCAGAAGCAGTGCGTCGTCGTCCTTATTCGGTGGTGTTGTTGGATGAAGTAGAAAAAGCCCATCGGGATGTATTTAACATTTTATTACAAGTGCTTGACGATGGACGGATTACCGACTCTCAAGGGCGAGTAGTGGACTTTCGTAATACCATTATTGTCATGACCAGTAATATCGGCAGTGAGCATATTTTAAATGTATCTGGGAATGATACGGATTATGAAGAAATGCGAAAGCGAGTGTTACAAGCTTTAAGAAAACATTTCCGCCCAG belongs to Gloeothece citriformis PCC 7424 and includes:
- the clpB gene encoding ATP-dependent chaperone ClpB; this encodes MQPTDSSKFTEQAWDAIVKSQEVARRYKNQTLEIEHLVIALLEQEKGLAGRILNRAQIDSIRLKQQLETFATRQPKFMSVDQLYLGRSLDIMLDRADASRESWQDKFISVEHLLIGFAEDERIGRRSLKGFNLDPQDLEAHIKAIRGTQKVVEPNQEDRYEALVKYGRDLTEQAKEGKLDPVIGRDDEIRRVVQVLSRRSKNNPVLIGEPGVGKTAIAEGLAQRIVNGDVPESLKNRQLISLDMGSLIAGAKYRGEFEERLRTVMKEVTQSDGQIILFIDELHTVVGAGSREGGSMDAGNLLKPMLARGELHCIGASTLDEYRKHIEKDPALERRFQQVYVKQPSVEDTISILRGLKERYEVHHGVKITDSALVAAATLSHRYITDRFLPDKAIDLVDEAAAKLKMEITSKPVELEGIDRRLMQLQMEKLSLEGEEKRPGMLTVDRASKERLDRIQQEIEELESQQKELSSQWQGEKQLLDEINALKEEEEQLRLQVEQAERAYDLNKAAQLKYGKLQVLEQEIESKEVKLLELQAQGTCLLREQVTESDIAEIVARWTGIPINRLLETERQKLLQLEVHLHERVIGQTEAVAAVAAAIRRARAGMKDPSRPIGSFLFMGPTGVGKTELARALAQFLFDSEEAMVRIDMSEYMEKHAISRLIGAPPGYVGYEEGGQLSEAVRRRPYSVVLLDEVEKAHRDVFNILLQVLDDGRITDSQGRVVDFRNTIIVMTSNIGSEHILNVSGNDTDYEEMRKRVLQALRKHFRPEFLNRIDDLIIFHTLKKDELRYIVRLQLQRIQKLLSEQKITLELTNLAQDYIVNVGYDPVYGARPLKRAIQRELENPLAMKILDQTFVEGDTVVIDCVNNALTFSKPDEEEVIEAIVPEIVYP